The following are from one region of the Alicyclobacillus fastidiosus genome:
- a CDS encoding ATP-binding cassette domain-containing protein, with amino-acid sequence MSLYLDHIAVDGLTRARLHPLDNTIEDGDFLVILGHNGAGKSTLLDVLAGLEEPSQGAVNETFADDVQAQGRATDTRRAAGQSHIGYLFQSPEMGLFAGTVAEEFAVTWGISAQQAKQRAAEISGLLAQVGLDKACLDDIPATWSTGMQRRMAFALVLAERPQILILDEPTAGLDATSRSLLVGALGHMRDEGRTVIVATHDADAFVSLATRAWVLDAGQVAYDGRFTELYERPALFLEHRLGLPPSLRLQTRLQAAGVLEKTRELEPTALIDELQRNGTVRYGGRRASAYEMDFNEPDIFTPTQLTQTSALDDAGRLARPVAIKSGWLAVDPRSRWIAVSLITIAIATVHHTAGILVGLAATVALLLLFRANLRRVWQWSITWGLFALVTTLIGASHLGAPFHPSGSYGVSLSEARRAVVSIIPYWCFLQSGQLLVTGTSALEVQAMIHWLLRTLRLPARARHLGALTGGMVYRFIPAIAHLYQVQLRSYQVRTLAKTRQRFAFLRLTHVIAPLVIRLIRYGETTHDALTARNLFDDPIPTDTLFGQTARKADWLFAIGGLCMALCIASFR; translated from the coding sequence ATGTCCCTGTACCTTGATCACATCGCGGTCGACGGGCTGACCCGAGCTCGATTGCACCCGCTCGACAACACAATTGAGGATGGCGATTTTCTCGTCATTCTTGGCCACAACGGCGCTGGCAAGTCGACATTGCTGGATGTGTTAGCGGGACTTGAGGAACCGTCGCAGGGAGCGGTAAACGAGACGTTTGCAGACGATGTACAAGCACAGGGGAGGGCGACTGACACACGGCGAGCAGCAGGCCAAAGTCACATCGGATACCTGTTCCAGTCTCCCGAGATGGGACTGTTCGCGGGCACCGTCGCAGAGGAATTTGCAGTGACCTGGGGGATCTCAGCACAACAGGCGAAGCAGCGCGCTGCCGAAATATCCGGACTTTTGGCCCAGGTGGGGCTGGATAAGGCTTGTCTCGACGACATCCCTGCCACGTGGAGCACGGGTATGCAGCGGCGCATGGCGTTTGCGCTCGTACTCGCAGAACGCCCGCAGATCTTGATCTTGGACGAGCCGACCGCTGGCCTCGACGCTACGAGTCGCAGCCTCCTTGTCGGAGCCTTGGGCCACATGCGCGACGAGGGGCGCACCGTGATCGTGGCGACCCACGACGCGGATGCGTTTGTGTCGCTCGCGACGCGCGCGTGGGTTTTGGATGCAGGCCAAGTCGCGTACGACGGGCGCTTCACGGAACTCTACGAGCGCCCTGCCCTGTTTCTAGAGCACCGCTTGGGCCTGCCTCCATCCCTGCGATTGCAAACCCGCCTGCAGGCTGCCGGCGTACTCGAGAAGACGCGTGAACTGGAACCAACGGCGCTCATCGACGAGCTACAACGCAATGGCACAGTGCGGTACGGAGGCCGCCGGGCATCGGCCTATGAGATGGATTTCAATGAGCCAGACATATTCACACCCACACAGCTCACTCAGACGAGTGCGCTTGACGACGCCGGGCGATTAGCCCGCCCTGTTGCCATCAAGAGCGGATGGTTGGCTGTAGATCCAAGGTCTCGCTGGATCGCGGTGAGCCTCATCACCATCGCCATCGCCACAGTCCACCATACTGCCGGCATTCTGGTTGGCCTGGCTGCCACTGTGGCCCTGCTCCTGTTGTTTCGAGCCAATCTGAGGCGCGTCTGGCAATGGAGTATCACGTGGGGATTGTTTGCGCTCGTCACTACGCTGATTGGCGCATCCCACCTCGGTGCACCGTTTCATCCATCGGGAAGTTATGGCGTGTCGCTGTCGGAAGCGCGAAGGGCGGTTGTGAGCATCATTCCATACTGGTGTTTTCTGCAGTCCGGGCAACTGCTGGTGACGGGTACGTCGGCGCTCGAGGTGCAAGCGATGATCCATTGGTTGCTGCGCACGCTGAGGCTGCCTGCGCGCGCGCGCCATCTGGGGGCGCTGACGGGTGGCATGGTCTACCGATTCATTCCCGCCATCGCCCACCTCTATCAAGTACAACTGCGGTCGTATCAGGTACGAACATTGGCGAAAACTCGACAGCGTTTCGCGTTTCTGCGCCTCACTCACGTGATTGCGCCACTCGTCATCCGCCTGATTCGCTACGGCGAGACGACGCACGACGCACTGACGGCGCGGAACCTGTTTGACGACCCTATTCCAACTGACACGCTCTTTGGGCAAACCGCCCGCAAGGCCGATTGGCTGTTTGCCATTGGCGGTTTATGTATGGCACTCTGTATCGCGAGTTTCCGCTGA
- a CDS encoding NAD(P)H-quinone oxidoreductase produces MKAVLLSDFGGPEVLHIGEVDVPSPGPGEVLVRVRATALNRADLLQRRGLYPAPQGASDILGLEMAGEVEQVGDGVSSVAVGDRVCALLPGGGYAQYVCVPAGMLMKLPSRLTFAQGAAIPEAFLTAYLNVFSLGNLAPGETVLVHAGASGVGTSAIQLIRLAGARSIVTAGSSVKLERCMSLGAEAGWNYHEGSFVPFVEEQTGGDGVNMILDFVGAPYFEANISSLAVDGRLIIIGTMGGAEVQGVNLGTLLARRLQVIGTALRSRSVATKIELTQAFQTFAGNALANGEIAPVIDSVFDWKDVQDAHRYMESNKNIGKIVLNIGE; encoded by the coding sequence ATGAAGGCTGTTTTGCTCAGTGACTTCGGTGGCCCAGAAGTGTTGCATATTGGAGAGGTGGATGTTCCTTCTCCGGGTCCTGGTGAGGTACTTGTTCGAGTGCGGGCCACTGCGCTCAATCGCGCGGACCTGCTTCAGCGGCGGGGGCTGTATCCAGCGCCACAAGGAGCGAGTGACATCCTCGGCCTGGAAATGGCCGGAGAGGTCGAACAGGTAGGCGATGGCGTCTCCTCTGTCGCAGTTGGTGACAGGGTCTGTGCGCTGCTCCCGGGTGGCGGTTATGCGCAATATGTGTGTGTACCCGCAGGAATGCTGATGAAGTTGCCATCTCGGCTCACGTTTGCGCAAGGTGCAGCTATCCCAGAGGCCTTTCTTACCGCTTACTTGAACGTGTTTTCACTTGGCAATCTGGCGCCCGGGGAGACGGTGCTCGTGCACGCAGGGGCGAGTGGTGTAGGCACGTCCGCCATCCAGTTGATTCGATTGGCCGGGGCGAGATCGATTGTGACGGCCGGATCTTCCGTCAAATTGGAGCGGTGCATGTCGCTCGGAGCGGAAGCTGGATGGAACTATCACGAGGGATCGTTCGTGCCCTTCGTCGAGGAGCAGACGGGCGGCGACGGCGTCAACATGATTCTGGATTTTGTCGGCGCGCCCTATTTCGAGGCCAATATTTCATCGCTCGCAGTCGACGGCAGACTGATTATCATTGGGACGATGGGCGGGGCAGAGGTCCAAGGCGTCAATCTCGGCACGCTGCTTGCGCGGCGTCTACAGGTGATTGGCACCGCGTTGCGATCCCGCTCGGTCGCGACCAAGATCGAGCTCACGCAGGCGTTCCAAACGTTTGCTGGGAACGCGTTGGCAAATGGAGAGATCGCACCGGTGATCGATTCGGTATTCGACTGGAAAGACGTTCAGGACGCGCATCGCTACATGGAGTCGAACAAGAATATCGGCAAGATCGTGTTAAACATCGGCGAGTGA
- a CDS encoding phosphoadenylyl-sulfate reductase: protein MSSLVLDEQTIETLAKEYETSTPEDILNAALARVPNMTFACSFGAEDMVILDMLKSMNARVNVFYLDTHMLFKETYQLIEAAKQRYHLFHFTRVEPALTVAEQALKHGEELWRRDPNQCCRLRKVEPLTKHLQQYDGWITGIRRDQAPTRAKAQAFEVDRKFHLVKVNPLILWTEEDVWTYIQQHGVPYNPLHDQGYPSIGCFHCTRPVAPGEDPRSGRWAGFSKTECGLHR, encoded by the coding sequence TTGAGTAGCTTAGTGCTGGACGAACAGACGATTGAAACACTCGCGAAGGAGTATGAAACGTCAACACCTGAGGATATCTTGAACGCCGCCTTGGCGCGGGTCCCAAACATGACCTTCGCGTGTAGCTTTGGCGCAGAAGACATGGTGATTCTCGACATGCTCAAGAGCATGAACGCACGGGTGAACGTGTTTTACTTGGACACGCACATGTTGTTCAAGGAGACGTACCAACTCATCGAGGCCGCGAAACAGCGGTATCATCTATTCCATTTTACGCGAGTCGAACCGGCCTTGACCGTAGCTGAGCAGGCGCTCAAGCACGGGGAGGAGCTCTGGCGGCGAGATCCAAATCAATGTTGTCGACTCCGCAAGGTCGAACCCCTGACGAAGCACTTACAGCAGTACGATGGCTGGATCACCGGCATTCGCCGCGACCAAGCTCCAACTCGCGCAAAGGCCCAAGCGTTTGAGGTCGATAGGAAATTTCACCTCGTCAAGGTGAATCCGTTAATTCTTTGGACCGAAGAAGACGTCTGGACGTACATTCAGCAACACGGCGTACCCTACAATCCACTCCACGACCAGGGATACCCAAGCATTGGGTGTTTTCACTGCACTCGCCCTGTGGCTCCAGGTGAGGATCCTCGCAGTGGCAGATGGGCAGGTTTCTCGAAGACTGAGTGCGGATTACATCGATAA
- the purN gene encoding phosphoribosylglycinamide formyltransferase, with the protein MTLSLGFLASYNGSSMRAIVQAIEAGRLDAEAAVVISNNPDAGALVAAKQAGIPAYCLNAKRCGSSEVLDDEIARVLVEHKVDYVVLSGYMKHVGKHTLDAFPDRILNVHPSLLPAFGGPGMYGLRVHAAVLQAGAEETGATIHFVDELYDHGRILAQVRVPVLPGDTPELLRTRVAAEEGELYVQVIQQLIEEQQRPEESPRPSQV; encoded by the coding sequence GTGACACTGAGTCTTGGCTTTCTTGCGTCATACAATGGATCCAGTATGAGGGCCATTGTCCAAGCGATTGAAGCCGGTCGCCTCGACGCAGAGGCAGCAGTTGTAATCAGTAACAATCCTGACGCGGGTGCGCTCGTCGCCGCCAAGCAGGCAGGGATCCCGGCGTACTGCCTGAACGCCAAGCGATGCGGGAGCTCCGAAGTGCTCGATGACGAAATTGCCAGAGTTCTCGTCGAGCACAAGGTCGATTACGTCGTACTCTCCGGCTACATGAAACACGTTGGGAAACACACACTGGACGCGTTTCCTGACCGGATATTGAACGTTCATCCCAGCTTGTTGCCAGCTTTCGGAGGTCCTGGAATGTACGGATTGCGGGTGCACGCTGCCGTCCTTCAGGCAGGGGCGGAGGAGACGGGTGCGACCATTCACTTCGTCGACGAGTTGTACGATCACGGCCGGATACTCGCCCAAGTCCGTGTCCCGGTGCTCCCTGGTGACACGCCAGAATTGCTTCGCACGCGCGTCGCCGCCGAAGAAGGTGAACTCTACGTCCAAGTGATTCAGCAACTCATCGAGGAACAACAAAGACCAGAAGAGTCTCCACGCCCATCTCAAGTGTAA
- a CDS encoding aminotransferase class I/II-fold pyridoxal phosphate-dependent enzyme: MIHPSERLSQLDEGVFQELALEKRRILAAGRDVIDLSVGSPDLPPPPHVVKALKEGVQNPAVYGYTITGLPEFQRAVAQFYRRYGVTLDPETDVLQLMGSQDGLAHLALALINPGDTVLLPDPGYPIYEGGVRLSGGVPYPIPIDEATLHPNFDLIPKEILERAKLMILNYPSNPTAGVATREMFLRVLEVARQYDIFIVHDFAYSEMIYDGHQAVSILSLPGASEFAVEFNSLSKTFNMAGCRIGYVVGNATVIGYLRKLKSHIDYGIFLPIQRAAIAALTTEWDGLLPQRAEYTLRRNAFCESLVAYGWHVRKPAATMFVWAPTPSGAKSYPFALDLIRHAGVAVTPGAAFGPRGEGHVRMAIVHARDTLIEAADRIGKFLAGYDG, encoded by the coding sequence ATGATTCACCCATCAGAGCGACTAAGCCAGTTGGACGAAGGCGTCTTTCAAGAACTGGCCTTGGAGAAACGAAGAATCTTGGCTGCCGGGCGCGATGTCATCGACCTCAGCGTCGGCAGTCCGGACCTCCCCCCGCCGCCGCACGTCGTCAAGGCTTTGAAGGAGGGGGTTCAAAATCCTGCCGTATACGGATACACCATCACGGGCCTTCCTGAGTTCCAGCGCGCCGTGGCCCAGTTTTATCGCCGTTACGGCGTCACGCTCGACCCCGAGACCGACGTTCTCCAACTGATGGGATCGCAGGACGGCTTAGCACACCTTGCACTTGCCCTGATCAATCCGGGAGACACCGTGTTGCTTCCCGACCCTGGTTATCCGATCTACGAGGGCGGCGTCCGCCTCAGCGGCGGCGTTCCATATCCGATCCCGATCGATGAAGCAACGCTGCACCCAAACTTTGATCTCATCCCAAAAGAAATACTAGAACGCGCCAAGTTGATGATCCTGAATTATCCCAGCAACCCGACGGCAGGTGTCGCTACGCGGGAAATGTTTCTTCGCGTCCTCGAAGTCGCGCGCCAATACGACATCTTCATAGTCCACGACTTTGCCTACTCGGAGATGATTTATGACGGTCACCAAGCGGTTAGCATTCTCTCCTTACCCGGCGCCTCCGAGTTCGCTGTGGAATTCAACTCGCTATCCAAGACGTTTAACATGGCAGGGTGCCGAATCGGCTACGTCGTCGGCAACGCGACCGTGATTGGCTATTTGCGAAAGCTGAAGTCACATATCGACTACGGCATTTTCCTTCCCATTCAACGTGCTGCTATCGCAGCCCTGACGACAGAGTGGGACGGCCTGTTGCCCCAGCGAGCGGAATACACATTGCGACGCAACGCGTTCTGCGAGTCGCTGGTTGCATACGGGTGGCATGTTCGCAAACCCGCAGCGACCATGTTCGTCTGGGCCCCGACGCCGAGCGGAGCGAAATCCTATCCGTTTGCGTTGGACCTCATTCGTCACGCCGGAGTCGCCGTGACGCCAGGCGCCGCCTTCGGTCCACGCGGCGAAGGGCATGTGCGGATGGCCATCGTCCACGCCCGGGACACGCTTATCGAGGCGGCGGATCGGATTGGGAAGTTCCTAGCGGGATATGACGGCTGA
- a CDS encoding MFS transporter — translation MAERGSVRAQSGLNRSVVWSLGGSHLLNDLVTTGVVPALSPLYMSTYHLNYTQTSLVVLCSYLTSSISQPLFGALTDKYPRAWLLPLGLFLSTLCLTLTGVAPNFAWLLLLISISGLGSGAFHPEAARGTQLASGDARGRAQAIFQVGGNSGQALGQLMMPLFLLSLGVHGLLWFAIAVGLGLILTGRLYPWYRNSLREHGRRMREAKGDNQVGAVVLLVVVVIVRSWCQIGISVFLPFYYRHQFGMSYELADSFTFIFLAAGAIGTFIGGTLADKMPKQRILLYSMLCSIPFALFLPFLHGATALFVLIPFGFFILSSFAVTVVYCQYLLPRNISLASGLTIGFGVGAGGIGATFFGALSDAVGLKVVFYVLMVLPILGSLLSFFLPNDARDVAAP, via the coding sequence GTGGCAGAACGAGGTTCCGTTCGGGCACAAAGCGGACTCAACCGCAGTGTGGTTTGGAGCTTGGGCGGATCGCATTTGTTGAACGACCTGGTAACGACGGGGGTCGTGCCAGCGCTTTCGCCTTTGTATATGAGTACATACCACCTCAATTACACGCAAACCAGTCTTGTCGTCCTATGTTCTTATTTGACATCTTCCATATCGCAACCGCTCTTCGGGGCACTCACGGATAAGTATCCACGCGCTTGGCTATTGCCACTGGGGTTATTTCTTTCCACGCTGTGTTTGACGCTGACAGGTGTCGCGCCGAACTTCGCGTGGCTGCTGCTCTTGATCTCCATCAGTGGGCTCGGCTCGGGCGCGTTTCATCCGGAAGCGGCTCGTGGAACACAGTTGGCATCGGGAGATGCGAGAGGGCGTGCGCAGGCCATCTTCCAGGTAGGAGGCAACAGTGGGCAGGCCTTGGGGCAGCTGATGATGCCGTTGTTCCTGCTCTCGCTTGGGGTGCACGGCCTACTCTGGTTCGCCATCGCCGTCGGTTTGGGCCTCATTTTGACCGGCCGACTTTATCCATGGTACCGGAACAGTTTGCGCGAGCACGGCAGGCGGATGAGGGAGGCGAAGGGGGACAACCAGGTCGGGGCCGTCGTATTACTCGTCGTTGTCGTCATCGTTCGGTCGTGGTGCCAGATTGGCATTTCCGTGTTCTTGCCATTTTACTATCGGCATCAGTTCGGAATGAGTTATGAATTGGCGGACTCGTTCACTTTCATTTTTCTGGCTGCCGGGGCTATAGGGACGTTTATTGGCGGGACGCTCGCTGATAAGATGCCGAAGCAGAGGATTCTTCTCTATTCCATGTTGTGTTCGATCCCGTTTGCGCTGTTTTTGCCATTTTTACACGGCGCAACTGCGCTGTTCGTCCTCATTCCCTTTGGATTCTTCATTCTTTCGTCGTTTGCAGTGACTGTCGTCTATTGTCAGTACCTGCTCCCGCGAAACATCAGTTTGGCGTCTGGCCTCACGATCGGCTTTGGCGTAGGTGCCGGTGGCATCGGAGCCACTTTCTTCGGAGCTCTTTCCGACGCCGTCGGACTGAAAGTCGTGTTCTACGTGTTGATGGTCCTGCCAATTCTCGGGAGCCTGTTGAGTTTCTTCCTACCAAATGACGCTAGAGACGTCGCGGCCCCGTAA
- a CDS encoding purine/pyrimidine permease translates to MEGLRYGLNDKPKNATLILSSVQWFVFSLANVITVPIVLGHAFGLSESGIALYTERSFFICGLVGLLQALIGHGYAIIEGPAGMWWGVFLVLIQMTKDEHGSLQSLLQDLEFGLIIAGVVFIVLGATGLLAWIRKLFTPVVTGTFLVLLALQVSKSLVEGVLGIGFRNRPTFSPEIALLSVLLMVLTIFLMFKARGIIQSIAVLIGLVVGWIVYAMLGLVDTPHTAAAVFSVPSVFPFGPPKFHMGVSITCVITAVILLSNLIASVQAFAGAAHEIPSSRAYNRGSVLTGVGTALSGIFGVAGVVPLTAAASLVALTGIASRLPFIIASAAVALLGFFPFIGQWVATLPAPAGYAILFTVFAQLLGFGLRDYKQLALDQRDVFVISIAVLTGVGIYFIPATAWLGLPAVLSYLLDNGLIIGIVLVLIFEHVVFRRSAAK, encoded by the coding sequence TTGGAAGGATTGCGATACGGGTTGAATGATAAACCCAAAAACGCGACGCTCATTCTGTCGTCTGTACAATGGTTTGTCTTCTCTCTGGCAAATGTGATTACCGTCCCGATTGTTCTGGGACACGCATTCGGCCTATCGGAAAGTGGCATCGCGCTGTACACGGAGCGCTCGTTCTTCATCTGCGGTTTGGTCGGGCTCCTTCAGGCGCTCATCGGGCACGGCTACGCCATCATCGAAGGTCCCGCCGGGATGTGGTGGGGTGTCTTTCTCGTTCTGATTCAGATGACCAAAGACGAACACGGATCTCTCCAAAGTTTGTTGCAGGATTTGGAATTCGGACTCATCATCGCGGGCGTGGTATTCATTGTTCTCGGCGCCACAGGTCTTCTCGCCTGGATACGCAAACTGTTCACACCTGTGGTGACTGGTACGTTTCTGGTGCTGCTCGCCTTACAGGTGTCCAAATCACTGGTAGAGGGCGTACTTGGTATCGGGTTCCGAAATCGGCCCACTTTTTCTCCTGAAATCGCTCTGTTGTCCGTACTTTTAATGGTCCTTACGATTTTCCTGATGTTCAAGGCGCGCGGGATCATCCAATCGATCGCTGTGCTCATTGGGTTGGTGGTCGGTTGGATTGTCTACGCAATGCTTGGCTTAGTGGACACACCTCATACCGCGGCCGCAGTCTTCTCTGTGCCGTCCGTCTTCCCATTTGGCCCGCCCAAGTTTCACATGGGAGTTAGTATCACTTGTGTTATCACGGCCGTCATCCTACTGTCCAACCTGATTGCCAGCGTTCAGGCTTTCGCCGGCGCAGCGCACGAGATACCGTCGAGTAGAGCGTACAATCGAGGCTCCGTCCTCACCGGGGTGGGTACGGCGCTGTCTGGCATCTTCGGCGTAGCTGGCGTCGTGCCCTTGACGGCGGCCGCGAGCCTAGTCGCACTCACCGGGATCGCCTCGCGCCTGCCGTTCATCATCGCATCGGCGGCAGTCGCGCTGCTTGGCTTCTTCCCTTTTATCGGACAGTGGGTAGCCACCCTGCCCGCACCGGCGGGATACGCCATCCTCTTCACGGTGTTCGCTCAACTGCTGGGCTTTGGGCTGCGCGATTACAAACAGCTCGCTCTGGATCAACGCGACGTCTTCGTCATTTCGATCGCCGTCCTCACCGGTGTGGGCATCTACTTCATCCCGGCTACCGCATGGCTCGGCCTGCCCGCGGTTCTCAGTTACTTGCTCGACAACGGGTTGATTATCGGCATTGTCTTAGTGCTGATCTTCGAACATGTCGTCTTCCGTCGCTCAGCTGCGAAGTAG
- a CDS encoding glycosyltransferase translates to MKHRLSVIIAAHNEARTIGPLVRRLLQWQRKPEVIVIANGCSDGTARIAKRAGARVLRFRNRLGPDVGRAIGLSIARGDIFLVLDADMLVKLTQLEPFVRAVERGVDVALNRYPFPGTKQFHHPTAVAKNALNIFADRSDLQAASLTAVPHALSRRAVNALGPLAFCVPAVAQARALCSSDLRVQLAGRVHVGQLNRRRGVAHMREMRRLIVGDCLEGMSVIIEERGNRAGFTDLGRRRDLAWQPAFLPPPKTDVAVIIPTQGERNLPKVVHACSRSNIDQIRLVLNGADDARLDDYKGMEKVQVDYYRHPVGHDVGRAIGCQQVDSEKYFITDSDIPLKQEDVTPFLDALDDGVHLALNRLDSVLGKSHQTDPPSIVKRFLNIALGRSDLGVSSLTAVPHAIRGEVIREIGADSLAVPPLAQVKAILSGFRVEAVHPVDVVRTNAYRPHLHKASAGKPLQRLIIGDYAEAISYFQRSSGTRGDFPDTLRKRDVAKNYIARNRRSTRHRQ, encoded by the coding sequence ATGAAGCACCGTTTGAGTGTCATTATCGCCGCACATAACGAAGCTAGAACCATTGGCCCGTTGGTGCGGCGTTTGTTACAGTGGCAGCGAAAACCGGAAGTCATCGTCATCGCAAATGGCTGTAGCGATGGTACTGCGCGCATCGCGAAGCGGGCAGGAGCGCGCGTATTGCGCTTTCGCAACAGACTTGGTCCGGATGTAGGCCGAGCCATCGGACTGTCTATTGCCCGAGGGGACATTTTTCTCGTTCTCGACGCGGATATGCTCGTGAAGCTGACGCAACTAGAGCCATTTGTTCGCGCCGTCGAGCGCGGTGTCGATGTCGCACTCAACCGTTACCCATTTCCAGGCACAAAACAATTTCATCATCCGACAGCGGTCGCGAAGAATGCATTGAATATCTTTGCTGACAGATCGGACTTGCAAGCTGCTAGTCTCACTGCAGTTCCCCACGCCTTATCGCGGCGGGCGGTGAACGCGCTAGGCCCGCTTGCCTTCTGTGTTCCAGCCGTAGCACAGGCGCGAGCGCTCTGTAGCTCGGACTTGCGCGTGCAACTGGCCGGACGCGTACACGTAGGACAATTGAACCGGCGTCGCGGAGTGGCACATATGAGGGAAATGCGCCGCCTAATCGTTGGAGATTGCCTCGAAGGAATGTCCGTGATCATCGAAGAGAGAGGCAACCGGGCGGGATTTACCGATTTGGGCCGGCGTCGCGACTTGGCCTGGCAGCCGGCATTCTTACCGCCACCCAAGACCGACGTGGCTGTCATCATTCCAACGCAAGGCGAGCGGAATCTCCCTAAAGTCGTTCATGCGTGCTCTCGGTCGAATATTGATCAGATTCGACTCGTCCTCAATGGAGCGGACGATGCACGCTTGGATGACTACAAGGGCATGGAAAAAGTTCAAGTGGATTATTACCGTCACCCGGTCGGGCACGACGTGGGCAGAGCGATTGGCTGTCAACAGGTGGATTCGGAGAAGTATTTTATTACGGATTCGGATATTCCACTCAAGCAAGAAGACGTTACACCATTTCTCGACGCCTTGGATGACGGCGTCCACCTCGCCCTCAATCGGTTAGACAGCGTCCTTGGAAAGTCTCACCAGACAGATCCGCCATCGATCGTTAAACGCTTTCTCAACATCGCACTTGGTCGGTCGGATTTGGGCGTCTCATCGTTGACAGCCGTCCCGCACGCGATTCGAGGAGAAGTCATTCGAGAGATTGGCGCAGATTCGCTGGCGGTCCCTCCTTTGGCACAGGTCAAAGCCATCCTGTCCGGCTTTCGCGTCGAAGCGGTACACCCCGTGGACGTAGTAAGAACGAACGCGTATCGACCACATCTTCATAAGGCGTCCGCAGGCAAGCCGCTACAGCGGCTGATTATCGGCGATTACGCGGAGGCGATTTCCTACTTCCAACGGTCCTCGGGGACGCGCGGAGACTTTCCAGATACGTTGCGTAAGCGGGATGTGGCCAAGAACTACATTGCCCGGAACAGGAGGTCAACACGGCATCGCCAGTAG
- a CDS encoding undecaprenyl-diphosphate phosphatase codes for MHILQVIVYAIMQGITELFPISSVGHAVILPYLFNWKQFSESDVFLPFVVMLHLGTGVALLLYFLKDWVRLIASLFIRSRRRERRQLFLIIVATIPAAIIGKLFEHKLQALFPSALSASIFLIVNGFILFAADRMRRRRSTARDLSELSYGRSFIIGVVQTFALIPGFSRSGITMTAGLASGMSYEESARFSFLLATPVILGAAVLEVPKLLHHGSAQMIHDGLIGGVVAGIVAVLATAFLMRYFRTSEVRALRPFGWYCIIVGVVVGIMAATHLHF; via the coding sequence ATGCACATTTTGCAAGTTATCGTGTACGCGATTATGCAGGGAATCACAGAGCTATTCCCTATCAGCAGTGTCGGTCATGCGGTCATTTTGCCGTACTTGTTTAATTGGAAGCAGTTCTCTGAATCAGACGTCTTTCTACCGTTTGTCGTGATGCTTCACCTGGGCACAGGTGTCGCCCTGCTTCTCTACTTCTTAAAGGATTGGGTGCGACTCATCGCGAGTCTATTTATCCGATCACGCCGCCGCGAACGTAGACAATTGTTCTTGATTATCGTGGCGACCATTCCGGCTGCGATCATCGGGAAACTGTTTGAGCACAAGCTGCAGGCGTTATTCCCGTCCGCTCTGTCGGCGTCCATCTTTTTGATTGTGAACGGGTTTATCTTGTTTGCGGCGGATCGGATGCGTCGTCGGCGGAGTACTGCGCGCGACTTGAGCGAGCTTTCGTATGGTCGTAGTTTTATCATTGGCGTTGTGCAAACTTTCGCGCTGATCCCAGGGTTTTCGAGATCGGGCATCACGATGACCGCCGGTCTCGCCAGTGGTATGTCGTATGAGGAGTCCGCTCGGTTCAGTTTTCTCCTGGCGACACCGGTGATTTTAGGAGCTGCGGTGTTGGAAGTACCCAAGCTACTGCATCACGGAAGTGCCCAGATGATCCACGATGGACTCATCGGTGGCGTCGTCGCTGGCATCGTCGCAGTGTTGGCCACCGCCTTCTTGATGCGTTACTTCCGCACGTCTGAGGTACGAGCCTTGCGGCCATTTGGCTGGTACTGCATCATCGTAGGCGTGGTCGTAGGTATCATGGCTGCTACGCACCTTCACTTCTGA
- a CDS encoding DinB family protein gives MTKAQAFLQQWMIHRRVLPDLFAALNDEDLLFRPWDGAMSTADLAVHILSSGLSFGKLAATGKYEPSAEKPQLNTIADVQQAYHKYTTELTEIINAISDEQFDTTVSMFGREVTAGTVLATMRDHEIHHKGQLFVYARLCSAQKVPMFINAG, from the coding sequence ATGACAAAAGCTCAGGCGTTTCTCCAGCAATGGATGATCCATCGAAGGGTCCTACCAGATCTGTTCGCCGCACTGAACGATGAAGACCTGCTGTTCCGCCCGTGGGACGGTGCGATGTCCACCGCCGATCTCGCCGTGCACATCCTGTCCTCTGGCCTGTCTTTCGGCAAGCTCGCCGCGACCGGGAAATATGAACCATCCGCGGAAAAGCCACAATTGAACACCATCGCCGACGTACAACAAGCGTATCACAAGTACACCACCGAACTAACCGAAATCATCAACGCCATCAGTGACGAGCAGTTCGACACGACGGTGAGCATGTTCGGCCGCGAGGTGACTGCTGGAACGGTACTAGCGACGATGCGGGACCACGAAATCCACCACAAAGGCCAACTGTTCGTGTATGCACGACTCTGTAGCGCACAAAAGGTGCCGATGTTCATCAACGCCGGCTGA